The nucleotide window GGATTGTGTCATGCGACGAGTCTACAACGCCGAACAAGGCGTCGCCGGCGACTTCGCCGGCCGCCTCAGTTGACGCTGAACGGTGGTGGAAACGGGCGCGGGCCCCGCTCCCGCGCCTGCATGGCCTCCAGCAGGATCGCACAGCGCTTCACGGCGTCGGTCTCCGCCAGCAGCCGCAGCTTCCAACCGACGTCGATCTCGAGGGTGTAGGCGACGATGTCGGTGAGCATCCCGAGGGTGATCTGGCTGCCGAGGAGTTGGTCGAGCTGGCCCTGGGCATCGGGGAGGCGCGGCAGGGCGCGTTTGAACGCGTCGAGGAGGCGCGCCTGCAGCCCCTTGGCGGCGGCGCTGGCCAGCGCCGGATCCTCCTCGGCGAGGATCTCCGCCTCGAACATGCGGAACGGCCGTGTCGGCGGCAGCTCGTCGCCGAGCCGGATGCGGCGGACGCCGAGGAGGAGGACGTTGTACGTGCCCTGCGGGGTGCGCTGGTGGGTGGCGATCCGGCACAGGCAGGCCAACGGCTCGAGGGGCGGGCGGCCGGGGGCGGCCTCGTGGCCGGGGGAGAGCGTCGCCAGGGCCATCAGCCGGTCGTCCTCGACCGCCTCCTCGAGAAGCGCCCGGTAGCGCGGCTCGAAGACGTGCAGCGCCTGCATGACGTGGGGAAACATCACCAACTCGGGCAGCGGGAACACGCGTGCCCGGCCGCTGA belongs to Planctomycetota bacterium and includes:
- a CDS encoding peptidase S16 → MSDEPLVFTNDQFSGRARVFPLPELVMFPHVMQALHVFEPRYRALLEEAVEDDRLMALATLSPGHEAAPGRPPLEPLACLCRIATHQRTPQGTYNVLLLGVRRIRLGDELPPTRPFRMFEAEILAEEDPALASAAAKGLQARLLDAFKRALPRLPDAQGQLDQLLGSQITLGMLTDIVAYTLEIDVGWKLRLLAETDAVKRCAILLEAMQARERGPRPFPPPFSVN